Part of the Gammaproteobacteria bacterium genome, GATAGCGAATGCCGTCCTCGGCGCGGCGCAGTTCGACGACTCCGGGGAAATTATCGGACATGGCACAACGCCAGATGAAACCGTTGCCGCCCAGGTAGGCCAGACGCCCCGCGCCGGCGAGATAGGTCCGCAGGCCATCCAGCATGGGGGTGGTGTAATACTCCGGGTGGGTCCCGGTTAACACTGCGCGATATTGTTCGAGCAGTTCGACGCCCTCGCGGTGCAGGTCCTCGTCGGTGATGACATCGTACTCGATACCCCAGTTTTCCAGCCAGCCGAGAATGTGGGTATCCGCGTTGAAGCTCCAGCAGGGCGTCGTCGGCGCCATGTTTAAAATCGGGCGCAGGCGTGACGCGTAGCGCACGCCGCTGCCGTCGGAATGGTTGTCGTAGGTGGACAGGCCGAACTCGGGGTGCTCCTGCAGAAACACGTCGGTTTTCTCGAGCGTGGTCCACAGCGACTCCGCCACCTCGGCGTAGCGTTCGTGAAACAGCCACTGGTAGTTCGCATAGGCCATATAGGTGGCCGTTGACGCCAGGAAAGCGAGTTTCGAGGTGGTTTTTCCCCTGCGCGGGCGCACGAAGAAGGTGACATACCACTCGTCGTCATCGACCCGCAGGCGCGTGGCGTATACGCCGCTTTTCAGATCGGCAGGAATCACGTACTCGAAATCGGTCTCCCAGCCGGCATCGTACAGATCGTCATCGTGGAAATGCACGGCGCCATATTCGGCCGGCGCATGCTGCCAGTTTTGTTCTTTACCGCTCCAATTGAATCCCTTGCAACCCCTCGACGGCAGGTTGACGGTGTGCCCGTGCAGCGCGTTGGGGCCGGTGTCGCTGACGACATCCGTGCCGGTATCGCGCGAGAAATCCCAGGCGGCAACAAGGTTCGGATATTGCTCGAACGGGTTAACTTGTGATGCCACCAATTCGATGTCGGCGCTACTCAACACGGCCGAAGCGAGGCGCGGGCGGTCGATCTTGCCGTTGAAATGAGATGCGGACCCGGATTTCCCGTTGGACAAGGTCGTCCGCAGCGCCCCAAATAGGAGGTCGATTTGTGCAACGGCGAATCCTTCGGCGCCGTCGCTCGCGCTCGCGGACCTCAAGGGATCGAGGGGACCGCTATCTGGTTGCTGACTGACGCTGATGGTTCCCGTGGAGGCATCATAGCTGCCGGCAACCAGGTACCAGCGCCGTTCCGCAAGGGGTTCCCCCGTACTGACTTCAGCGACATTGCCGCGGCCATCGCCCACGCGCAGGGTGAGCGCGCCTGTATCGTCGAGCGTCAGCGCGAACCCGGTTGCCGGGTCGTCCTGCCATTGCACCATCAGCGCCTGCCGCCCCTTCGACGGGGTGGTCGAATA contains:
- a CDS encoding LamG domain-containing protein, producing MKKILGYTDTWSVSPGEKVGFKVSAYGAERYRADLVRVICGDNDPNHDIFQLEEIEAPFNGEYRGRLQPIDAGSYAVLPYSNAYDGIESFTALAWVYSTTPSKGRQALMVQWQDDPATGFALTLDDTGALTLRVGDGRGNVAEVSTGEPLAERRWYLVAGSYDASTGTISVSQQPDSGPLDPLRSASASDGAEGFAVAQIDLLFGALRTTLSNGKSGSASHFNGKIDRPRLASAVLSSADIELVASQVNPFEQYPNLVAAWDFSRDTGTDVVSDTGPNALHGHTVNLPSRGCKGFNWSGKEQNWQHAPAEYGAVHFHDDDLYDAGWETDFEYVIPADLKSGVYATRLRVDDDEWYVTFFVRPRRGKTTSKLAFLASTATYMAYANYQWLFHERYAEVAESLWTTLEKTDVFLQEHPEFGLSTYDNHSDGSGVRYASRLRPILNMAPTTPCWSFNADTHILGWLENWGIEYDVITDEDLHREGVELLEQYRAVLTGTHPEYYTTPMLDGLRTYLAGAGRLAYLGGNGFIWRCAMSDNFPGVVELRRAEDGIRYRDEEPGEYYLEFTGEYGGLWRRLGIPPQAVVGVGTIAVGFDASGYYQRTRDSFDPRADFIFEGIGEDEIIGDFGYLGDGASGSEIDAVDPLLGTPAHTLVVASSEGHSENTLIVPDEIGFHHVAMDGVQSPLVRADMTFFETPGGGAVFSVGSISWGASLPHNGYDNNVSRISANVIERFLRETPFDALG